TCTTTCAGTTTACAGCTAAACAACGGAGAACAAATTGAAGTTGAAAGAGTGCTCATTGCGACCGGTTCCCTCAAAGCCTCCCCACTCACCCGCTCCCTAGAAAGCCTAGGGCACAGCATCGCTCCCCTAGCCCCTTCACTCTTCGCCTTCAACCTCGCCGACAAGCGCACCCACGGCCTAGCCGGCCTCGCCGTGCAAAACGCCCGTGTCTCCTACGCCCCAAACGTCGGGTCTTCACTGGCTGCGTCCGGCATAGCTGTAAGCGACGCAGGGGTGAAGACCGCAGAGCCCAAGGGCAGCTCTCGCAATTCCAGGCCCCAAGCTCAAAACGGCCCCATCCTCATCACCCACCGCGGCCTCAGCGGCCCCGCCATCCTGCGCCTCTCCGCTTGGCAAGCCCGCGCCTTGCAAAAAGAGAACTACCATTTCGAAATTGAAATCAATTGGCTGGGCGACATGACCGACCACCAAGTCCGCGAGCAATTCAAGCGTCTACGCAAAGGCAAGACGCAGGTGAAAACTAAAGTTTTCGAACAAATCCCCCGCCGCCTCTGGGAGCGCCTAGTCGAAATCGTCGGCATCAGCGAAGATCTTAAATGGGCCCAACTGCCCAAGGACAAAGAGACCGCCCTAATCAACGAACTTGTCAACGGGCGCTATAAGGTTCAGGGTAAGACCACCAACAAAGACGAGTTTGTCACCTGCGGTGGGGTCAGTCTAAAAGAGATCAACTTTAAGACTATGGAAAGCAAGTTAGTGCCGGGCCTGCACTTCGCCGGCGAGTGCCTCGACATCGACGGGATCACCGGCGGCTTCAACTTCCAAGCCGCCTGGACAGGTGGAAGGATCGCAGGCTTAGCGATGGCTAACTCCTAAATTTTCCTGATTCGCTTCTCAACGGGTAATCCGCCCTTTCCACAGTTGGATGTTGTTCACATCATTCGCCTGATACGCCCCTTCAGTGCTACGGCCGCGTGCGATGTCGGATTCGAGTTGTGCCATCAATTGCTGAACGACTTCCGGATGTGATTGATAAAGATTGGTTCGCTCGCCGGGATCCGCTTCCATATCATACAGCTGCCCCTTAGGAGCCACTGCGCTGACTTGCTTCTCGGTCGGACTCGTCCAGCCACCGGAACCAGCGGCAAGCAGTAACTTCCACTTACCTTGACGATACGCAAAGTGGCCACTGATGGAGTGATGCACGATGCCTTGACGTGTCGAAACAATCGGCTCATCCGAAAACGCAGGCAAAAAGCTGACACTATCCTCCCCCGCAGTCGCCGGTAGCTCAGCTCCGACGATGTCCGCACAGGTTGCCATAAAGTCAGTCAAACAAATCGTTTGATCGCTCTGACTGCCGGCTTTGATCACAGCAGGCCAACGAACGATGAAAGGCACACGATGACCGCCGTCCCAAAGATCAGCTTTGGATCCACGAAACCGCGCGCTCGGGATTGAGAATCTGCACGTCGTCGTAGCCCATATCATCGTCAAAGATGAAGACGATGTTCGGCGCTTTGGCCACGGCATCAGTAAAGCCAAGCGTCAGTGCTAGCAGGACAATGCGGCCCAGATTTTGTAAGGAGGTAGTCATTCGCGGTGTTGCAGGAATGCCGCAGCTATTTTTTCCGCCTTTGCTTTTTCGGCTTCTGGCTGGCGGCATCCTTAGCGCTGAGCGAAAGTTCGGGATCATACAGCACCCCATAACGTTCATAATCGTTATATGGAACCGCATCTGATTGCCACATGGCCACTCGATCCGCGTATGCCTTCTGCATTTTCTTAAACACTTGCGCATACTCAGGGTTTTTAGCCAAATTGACTTTTTCGGACGGGTCTTTTTCGAGATCAAAAAACTCCTCAAATGGTTCCATGCCATCGCCTCCCTGCCACCAGTAATTGTATTTGTAGCGTGGCGTGACCACGCTCAGGCTAGCCGACCCCCATGTGTTCACTAATGTGATTTGTTCATGCCCACCTTGGTCAGGATTCTCGAGTATCGGCAACAAGCTCTGTCCGTCCATATTATCTGGAATCGGTAATCCCGCTAGTGATAAAATCGTTGGAGCAAAATCTATATTGCAGGTTAACTGACGCGTGCGTCGCTGTCGGGGCAAGGCGGTACTGCGTGGGTCGTAGATCATAAGAGGCACGCGAGAGGATTCCTCCAGTGGTAATACCTTTGAACCATAGCCATGCGAGCCACAAAGAAAGCCGTTATCACTGGTATAAATAATAACCGTATTGTCGGCCACTCCTTGCCTTTCCAACTCTTCACGAATCATCCCTAAGGCCACATCAATGGCATACACCTGCTGGTGGTAGATTTGCATGACACCGCCATAGTCACTATCATAATCCCATTCTGAAAAACGCGCCCATTGACGATCTAGTTTACTCTGAGGCGCAAGATGATCCGAAAATTCGCGTCCAAAATTATCAGGCTTAGTAAAAGACTTCCCAGCATAGATGGCATCAAACCGTGGATCTGGAGTCGCTGGCTTATGCGGCGCTTTAAAGCTGATCGACAAGCAGAACGGTTTCCCCAACTTCACCGACTCTTTGATGACATCCTGCCCAAACGCACCGTAAGAGAGCGTGGAATGTGGGTAATCGGCTGCATACTTTGCCATCGTTTCGTTCAGTGCTGTCTCATAATGAGTCTGCCCTGGCGACCCACCCCAAAAATCAAAATCCTCTGCGCAGAGCCCTTTGCCCTCTACTTCGAACCCGAATTTACCCGCAAATGCAGTGAGGTAGCCAGCCCCACGTAACAGGACTGGATAAGACTTTTCCCAGACTTCAGCTTGCATGTTACCATGGTAAAAGTTGGTGCCCGTTTTGTATTCATACATTCCGGTAAAAATGGTAGCACGACTCGCCATACAAATGGCAGTGCTAACGTAGTGTTTGTCGAAGATTAGGCCCTCGGCTCCGAGTCGATCCATCTGCGGCGTCTGCACATCGCTATTCCCATAGCATCCGACCGAATAGGTGCTCTGATCATCCGAGAGTAAGAAGACGATATTGGGCTGTTTCGATTGAGCACTCAGCAACAAAGAAGTCCCCAGCAGCAAGGCATTTACAGTCAGTGTCTTAAAAATTATATTCATCTCTACCTTGTCATTCAAAATGGCTATAATCAGGCAAACAAATGAAACTGATCAATGCACTTAGACAAGTATACAGAACTGCGTATCAAATAAACATTACGCATTCACATAATTATTGCGACCCAGCAACTGAAGGTCTAACTGGAGACTCGAATTATCGTAGTCGCGACTACCGCGGCACTACATTCGGCAATCACAACTATAGCCATTCATCTGACGGAAATATCCCCATCTGATAGGCTGTTCGAACCGCTGCAGGAGCGTTCCGAACATTCAGTTTCTCGTAGATATGGCGCACATGTGCGTCCACGGTCGAATAGCTGATAAAGAGCTTATCACTAATCTCTTTTTTCATATCACCATCAGCTAACAGCTCCAATACTTGCAGCTCGCGTTTTGACAGCAGCTTTTTAACGGCCGATTTCGATGGCTTCTCCCTCAGGTTTTTCAGTAGATACTTAGCGAGAGAGGGATCGATGCTGGC
The nucleotide sequence above comes from Coraliomargarita algicola. Encoded proteins:
- a CDS encoding NAD(P)/FAD-dependent oxidoreductase, with product MPKTARMTSHAQNLAPSIAIIGGGAAGYFAAITAAEANPSAQVTIYEASKRTLSKVKISGGGRCNVTHNCFEPKELATRYPRGARELRGAFHRWQPQDTIQWFAERGVPLKAEPDGRMFPITDDSQTIIDCFHQAAQAAGVKLRKECAVKSLSTLHFSASTHSFSLQLNNGEQIEVERVLIATGSLKASPLTRSLESLGHSIAPLAPSLFAFNLADKRTHGLAGLAVQNARVSYAPNVGSSLAASGIAVSDAGVKTAEPKGSSRNSRPQAQNGPILITHRGLSGPAILRLSAWQARALQKENYHFEIEINWLGDMTDHQVREQFKRLRKGKTQVKTKVFEQIPRRLWERLVEIVGISEDLKWAQLPKDKETALINELVNGRYKVQGKTTNKDEFVTCGGVSLKEINFKTMESKLVPGLHFAGECLDIDGITGGFNFQAAWTGGRIAGLAMANS
- a CDS encoding sulfatase, whose product is MNIIFKTLTVNALLLGTSLLLSAQSKQPNIVFLLSDDQSTYSVGCYGNSDVQTPQMDRLGAEGLIFDKHYVSTAICMASRATIFTGMYEYKTGTNFYHGNMQAEVWEKSYPVLLRGAGYLTAFAGKFGFEVEGKGLCAEDFDFWGGSPGQTHYETALNETMAKYAADYPHSTLSYGAFGQDVIKESVKLGKPFCLSISFKAPHKPATPDPRFDAIYAGKSFTKPDNFGREFSDHLAPQSKLDRQWARFSEWDYDSDYGGVMQIYHQQVYAIDVALGMIREELERQGVADNTVIIYTSDNGFLCGSHGYGSKVLPLEESSRVPLMIYDPRSTALPRQRRTRQLTCNIDFAPTILSLAGLPIPDNMDGQSLLPILENPDQGGHEQITLVNTWGSASLSVVTPRYKYNYWWQGGDGMEPFEEFFDLEKDPSEKVNLAKNPEYAQVFKKMQKAYADRVAMWQSDAVPYNDYERYGVLYDPELSLSAKDAASQKPKKQRRKK